In Candidatus Defluviibacterium haderslevense, the following are encoded in one genomic region:
- the bamD gene encoding outer membrane protein assembly factor BamD yields the protein MNNLLKFLLVLALFSQSCKSSYDKIRTSGDAPLVLKAANQYYAKKNYLKAQTLYELIISSFKGQKESEDIYFNFAYCHYYLSEFELSSHLFKNFSNTFVNSPKREEALFMSNYAIYKTSPNYKLDQSGTEKAIEGFQSFVNEFPESSRVKDCNEKIDELRSKLETKAFEQGKLYYNVKSYQACLTTLDNLMVDFPETKNHREIRFLKAKANYEWAVNSIFEKQKERFLSTVELTNQFLKKYPSGKFVQDIKEIRKQALSKSNNPLYDRYQNASSGN from the coding sequence ATGAATAATTTACTAAAGTTCCTCCTTGTTTTAGCTTTATTTAGCCAAAGTTGTAAGTCGTCTTATGACAAAATCAGGACAAGTGGTGATGCCCCATTGGTATTAAAAGCCGCTAATCAGTATTATGCCAAGAAAAACTATCTTAAGGCTCAAACCTTATATGAATTGATTATAAGCTCATTTAAAGGTCAAAAAGAATCTGAAGATATTTATTTTAACTTTGCTTATTGCCATTATTATCTTTCCGAATTTGAGCTGTCGTCTCATTTATTTAAGAATTTCTCCAATACTTTTGTCAATAGTCCGAAGAGGGAAGAGGCGCTTTTTATGTCGAATTATGCGATATACAAGACATCTCCAAATTATAAACTGGATCAGAGTGGTACGGAAAAAGCTATTGAAGGTTTCCAGAGCTTTGTTAATGAATTTCCCGAATCCTCTCGGGTTAAGGATTGTAATGAGAAGATTGACGAACTGCGCAGTAAGCTTGAGACAAAAGCATTTGAGCAAGGCAAATTGTATTATAATGTAAAAAGTTATCAAGCCTGTTTGACAACTTTAGATAACTTAATGGTCGATTTTCCAGAAACTAAAAATCACAGAGAAATTCGATTTTTAAAGGCAAAAGCTAATTATGAATGGGCAGTAAACAGTATTTTTGAAAAACAAAAAGAGCGATTTTTAAGTACAGTTGAACTTACCAATCAATTTTTAAAGAAATACCCCTCTGGAAAATTTGTACAAGACATTAAAGAAATAAGAAAACAAGCATTATCAAAATCTAATAATCCATTATATGACAGATATCAAAACGCAAGTTCAGGGAATTAA
- a CDS encoding DNA-directed RNA polymerase subunit omega translates to MTDIKTQVQGINPNVQARDVKALAEMTHNIYETINVIAKRANQLSNDLKVELHDKLEEFASHSDTIEEVHENKEQIEISKFYEKLPNPVLIAIDEFLNGQIEHTIIDPEQEDAE, encoded by the coding sequence ATGACAGATATCAAAACGCAAGTTCAGGGAATTAATCCAAATGTCCAGGCAAGAGATGTAAAAGCTTTGGCCGAAATGACGCATAACATTTACGAAACGATCAATGTGATTGCTAAACGAGCTAATCAACTGTCTAATGACTTAAAAGTTGAACTTCACGACAAACTAGAAGAATTTGCCTCTCATTCTGATACAATTGAAGAGGTTCATGAGAATAAAGAGCAAATAGAAATTTCAAAATTCTATGAAAAGCTTCCAAATCCTGTTCTTATTGCCATAGATGAATTTCTTAATGGTCAAATTGAACATACTATTATTGATCCTGAACAAGAAGATGCCGAATAA